GAGACCAGGCCGTACATGCGCGCGCGTCAGGGATTGGCCGAGTGCCTTTGGGCGCTCGGCCGGAGAGAAGAATCTCTCGCGCATTGCGAAGCCTTATTGGCGCTGAATCCCGACGATAACCAGGGCATTCGTCACGGGTTGCTGAGTCGCTACCTTGCAGTCGGGGATGAGGCGGGAGCAGCAGGTCTCTTTCATCGGTATCCGCAGGATGCATCCGCCGCGTTTCTCTGGAGCCTGGTTCTGCTCGACCTTCGCCGGGGAGATCAGGCCGCGGCAAAGCGGGCTTTGCTGGCGGCGATGCGAGGCAATCCGCACGTGGCCGACTTGTTCACCGGCAAACGGACACCACCGACTCGGTTGCCTGAACACTACTCTCCTGGAGATCGGCATGAGGCGGCGTGCTATTTTGCGGGGTTTGCCGAAGCCTGGCTCGCGTCATCGGATGCGATGGAGTGGCTGATGGATCAATTGACGGATTGAGTCACAGGATGGGAGTCGAGCCGTTGCTCTGCGGCAAGCGTCCTGTCGCGCAAGCACGTGTCGTGATGGTAAAGGAACGGGTGAGGGCATGTGGTGAAGAGTGATGTAGTCGAAGGTCGCGGAACCTCGCCGGGGGCGGCAGTGTTTTCGTATGGATTCCGCCCGTTTTTTCTGGGGGCCGCAGTATTTGCGGGCCTGGCTGTTCCTGTCTGGGTTGTCATGTTGGCGGTCGGGGGTGGTTCAACCAATCTGGCTGCGCCTCGCGAATGGCATGTGCACGAAATGTTGTTCGGATTTCTGCCTGCGGTGATCACCGGTTTTGTGCTGACGGCCCTGCCCAACTGGACGGACCGTCCGGCCATCAAAGGACGCCTTCTGATGGGGCTGTTCGCGGTGTGGTTCGCCGGCCGGATCGTGCTGGCGCGGCCCTGGTTTCCGCCGGGCCTGGCGGCCGTTATCGATTCGGCCTATCTTTTGATGTTGGCGGGATTGCTGTGGCGCGAGATTGCGGGGGGAAAGAGCTGGAATCATGCGCCGATCGGCGTCTTGCTCAGTCTTTATGCGGTCGCGAACATGCTGTTTCATCTCTTCGCTCTCAACGGCATGGCAACGGATCTTCCCGAACGACTGGCGCTGGGACTGGACCTGACGCTGCTGGCGTTCATCGGCGGCCGTGTGACGCCGAATTTTACACGCGAGTTTCTTGTTCAGGCGAGAAGGCCGGAGCAACCGGCGCCGTTTTCTCCTCTCGATATGGCGGCGATAGGATTGGTCGCGTTGGCCTCGACGATCTGGGTGATGCTCCCGGAAGGGGCCATAGCCGGGTCGGTCCTCATCCTTGCCGGAGTGGTCAATCTGGTTCGGCTGTCGCGATGGTACGGCTGGCTCGCGTGGCGAGAGCCGCTGGTGTTTGTGCTGCACTGGGGATATGGGTGGCTCGCGCTGGCGCTTTTCCTGCTCGGTTGCGCCGCGCTTGGCGTCGGGTTGCCGAAGGAAGATGCCGTGCATGCGTTAACCACAGGAGCGGTGGGCGTGATGACGCTCGGTATCATGACCCGCGCGAGCCTCGGCCATACCGGCCGTTCACGGCACGCCGACACTCCAACGGTCGCCATGTATGTGTTAGTCACCTGCGGAGCAATTCTGCGGGTATTCGGACCGGCCACCGGCCTGCCGACCACTCTCGTACTGGGTATTGCCGCCTCTTGTTGGAGCGGCGCGTATCTTTTGTTCGCCTTGATCTATGGCCCGTACCTTCTACGTCCGAGTGTCGATGAGTGAACAACACACATGCCTGCCGGTTGACCGCCTGTCTCACCAGGACGCGTATCGATTTCGATACGATGACGCATGCGTGGAGATACGGCGCCCCTCCTCGAAGTTTGCTCAGAACAATGACACGTATTTCTATCGATCGAATAACGTGGACATGACTTCTCGCTCATCTTCCGGTACAACCGTTGCTGCCTCACCGCTTGATGGGGCGCCTCAAGGATCCCGTGCCCGGCGCGCGGCAGCGTTTTTCTGTTCGTGAGGGAGTCTATGGCCAAAAAGAAATCGAGCGCATCAAGGGCAGGGCAGAAAAAAACACGCCGGCCGCCTGAGCGGATGGCTTCTGACACGGTATCCGAGGCGGCTCCGCATCCGGCTCCCGTACCGGACCGATCCTCAGAATCAGCCGCACCGACCGGGCCCATTGTCCCTCCCAATCCTCCCGGGGATGCTCTCGGGACTGAGCACGAAGAGCGGTTGGCAAAGAATCTCATCAAGACCGTCATTGCCCTGCCGCTCCTCGACAAACTGTACTATGAAACGAAGGCGCGAGTGGCGGACACCTCCCGCCGTCCGGGCATCTATGAGGTGATCATTGATTTGAATCTGGAATACCCCAAGGGCCGGGAGGCGGCGCGAGACTGGGTGTTCAAGACGATCGAGGAACTGATCGCGCAAGCAGGACGGAAGGAGGCCGGCCAACGGCTCGACCGCAAGAAGAGCGAGTTCAACGAGCAATACGTGTTTGCCGCTCTTGAGGCGCGCGTGATTCGCGAATTGGTCGAGCTGGATGCGAAGGCCAAACCCGACGTGCCCGGCAAGGACGGCAAGCCACGAACGACTCGGGCCATCTACCAGATCTGGGAAGATTTCAAGCTGAAGGCGTTCATCACCAGCTCTGTCACCACGGTGAAAGCCGATGCGGCGAAAGTGGCCTTCTCCGCGTTGGGCGACAAGATCGTCTGGGCCGTCGTCGATTCCGGAATTAAAGGGGACCATCCGCATTTCGGCGCACACCAGAATCTTGCCGGCCAGGTCGAGGAGTGGCACTACGATTTTACGGACGGTGTTGATCCGACGAAGACCGCGTTGGTGGATGGCATGGGGCATGGTACCCATGTGGCCGGCATCATCGCCGGAGAGATTCCTGCCGATACGAAGCTGCGCCCCGGCGAATCACATCCTGACATTCTTGCCTATTCCCGATCGCTCAAGCCTGACGGGGATCAGGCGGAGCGGGAAGTCGTCTATGAGCAGATCAAGGCCCCATCCATTGCCGGGATGGCTTCGCGGTGCAAGCTGGTGAGCCTGAAGGTCTTAAACGAGGCCGGCGAAGGCAGCGTGAGCAACATCATTGCCGCGATCGGGCACATTCAGCGCATCAACAGTTTCGGGCGGCACATTCGCATTCATGGGGTGAACTTGAGTGTCGGCTACCCATTCGAGCCCGAATGGTTTGCCTGTGGCCAAAGCCAACTCTGCGTGGAGGTAAACCGTCTTGTGCGCTCCGGCGTCATCGTGGTGGTGGCGGCCGGGAACTCCGGATATGGCGTCCTCTCCACTGATTTTACGGGACTGCGCTCGGCCGGAATCGGTCTGACGATCAACGATCCGGGGAATGCCGACCTCGCGATCACCGTCGGGTCGACCCATCGCAACATGCCGCATATCTACGGGGTCTCGTATTTTTCATCGAAGGGGCCTACGGGCGACGGACGCCTGAAGCCGGATCTGGTTGCGCCGGGGGAGAAGATCCTCTCCTGTGCGGCGGGGCGGATGGAGCAGGACATTCAGGAAAAAATCGAGAAGGATGTGACCTACCTGGAACATTCCGGGACGAGCATGGCCGCGCCGCATGTGTCGGGTGTCATCGCCGCGTTCTTGTCCGTCCGTCGAGAATTCATTGGGCAGCCGGAACGGATCAAAGAAGTCTTTGTTTCGACCGCGACGGATCTCCGTCGGGAACGGTACTTTCAGGGAGCCGGGCTCGTGGATCTCATGCGCGCGATTCAATCCATCTAGCCGGATGGTGAAGAAGTCCGCCAGCGGTGCTCACCGACTCGCGCCCGTTCGCAGACGTGACGCTTATTCTTCCTCGCGTTGCGGACCTCGCTGCGGCCGCGCTGGACAGTCTGTTTGACCATCCTGCGACTGCGTTCGACGTCGTTTCCAGCTCCTCTCCATCAGTGCGTGTGGAGGTGGCGGAAGATCTTTTCAACAGCCGTTATCGAGGGAGGTCGTCATGGAACAGTTATCAGGGTTTGCTTATTTTCCCGTGGAGTTTACCAAGGACGCCGCCGTCCATGATCAGGCCGATGTCGCAGCCTTGCAGGAGTATGTCCAACGCGAGGGCACAACCGATCTCATCGTCATCTCGCATGGCTGGAACAATAATATGGAGGAGGCCAAGGCGCTCTACGCCGAGTTTTTGCGTAACTTCCGCTCGTTACTCGACGCCGGTTCGCTCCCGACCCTCGCGAACCGGAAATGGGCGGTCCTCGGCGTGTTGTGGCCCTCGAAGAAGTTTGAGGAGAAGGAGCTGATTCCGAGCGGCGCCGCCGGGGCCGGTTCAGCGGTCGGCATGGCGGCCATGAAGGCGAAGCTGGACAGCCTCAAAGGCGTCTTTGATTCACCGCAGGCTGACCGAACGCTCGACGAGCTGCAACGACTCCTGCCGAAACTGGAGGATAGTACATCCGCCCAAAAGGAATTCGTGGACAAAGTCCGCTCGCTGGTTCACAAGCGCGCCCCGGATCAAGAAGACGGGTCGGAGGCCTTTTTCACGGTGCCGTCGGGCGAGCTGCTGGGCAAATTGCGCAAGCCCGTGTCGTTCACGGTAGCGCGGCCACCGGCGAATGCGGGTGGGGCGGCGGGAATCGGTTCCGGAGGCGCCGCTGGATTGGGGGAATTTTTCAGCGGGATCTGGTCCGGCGTGCGGAATGCGCTGAACTATACCACCTACTATCAGATGAAGGAGCGGGCGGGATTGGTCGGAACGAACGGGGTGAATCCGATCCTCCGCGCCCTTCAAGTCGATCGGCCGAATATGAAGTTGCATCTGATCGGCCACAGTTTCGGAGGGCGCCTCGTGACCGCCGCCGTGGCCGGTTCCAGCGAGGCCACGCTCCTCCGCGTGAGGACGCTCTCCTTGTTGCAAGCGGCCTTCTCTCACTACGGATTCGCGGAGAAGTGGGACGGCGTGAACAACGGATTTTTTCATCGAGTGGTCAGCGCACGTGCGGTAGCAGGCCCGACGATTATCACCTGCACGGCAAACGACAAGGCCGTCGGTCTCGCCTATCCCATTGCGTCCCTGCTGGCTGGCCAGGTGGCCGCCGGGATCGGGGATAAGAATGACAAGTACGGCGGCATCGGCCGCAACGGGGCCCAGAAGACCCCTCGCACCGTGGATCTGACTCTGCTTGAGGCGACTGGCTCCTATCAGCTGACCAACGGCATGCTGCATAACCTTGCGACGGATCGACTCATCACCAGTCATGGAGACGTGGCCAACAAGTCAGTCGCCTATGCCGTGGCGTCGGCCATCGCGGTCACGTAAACGATGATCGGCAGGTCGAACTGCGGAAGGTGACGAGGGGGGGCGAGAGACGACTCGTTGTTCAGGCGGAGGAGTTTTGGCGATGCGCCGGCGAGCGGGCTGGATTCTCGAGAAGGAACGGCGAGGCGTTGAGGGGCATCGTCCTACAGTTCTTCGCCGTATTTCAGAAAATGTTGTTCCTTGGCGCCGGCGATCCAATTGTCGTGGCGGATGCGATCCGGGAACGTGTCGAGTTCCGAAGCCATATGTTCGACGTCTTGATCCTTCCATTCGGCGATCTGCCGGAAGGTAAACATGCCCATGCGATTCAAGACGCGCTCCATCACCGGCCCGATCCCGTGAATCTGTTTGAGGTCGTCTTTCTGCGCGGCGCGTGATTTTCCGGCGGTGCGCGCGACGGTAGCGGAACTGTGCGACACAGGTTCGGCGGGGCTGGTCCCTTTGGCTTGCGCATGGTGCCGCTGGGCGACCCGGTATTCGACGAGCCGCTTGCGCAGCGCGGCGATTTCTTCCTCCCGTTCACTGACCTCCATCACCCGGCGTTCTTCAGCCTCGCGGAGGGCGATCTCCTTTTTTTCTACCTCACCCCGGAACACCTCCAGTTCTTCCATCGTGGCGCGGAGGCGTTGAATATCCTGATCCCGCTGGTGCACCGTTTCGGTGAAGCGCGCGAGGTCCTCCTGATTCTGTGTCCGCAGGCGAGCGAGTTCCGATTCTTTCTCATCGAGCTGTGTCTGGCGCCGGGCGAGTTCCTGGTCCTTCCCTTGGATGACGGCGGAAGCCCGGGCGCGATCCTGTTCGAGTTCCCGCTCCAACTGGCGGGTGTGCTCCCGGAATGGCTCCAGCTCTTCGGCGCGCGCCCGTAGGCGGGCGATCTCGGCGTCTTTCGGCGCCAGTTGCTCGACCCAGGTCTTGAGTGTGGCGATCTCCTGGTCCCGGCTGATCAACACGTCTTCCGCATTTTCCATCTGCGTCTGCATTTCGGTGAACCCCGCCGACTGCGCCACAAGCCTGGCTTCAGCTTCCTCGAGTTCCCGTCTGAGGGTATCCCGTTCACGTTCGGCCGCATGGAGGTGTACCCCTTTCTCCCGGACTTCGGTCTGCAGCGTGGAGAGTTGGTCGACCTTCGTCGCGAGATCGGCGGTCAGGTCTTTGAGCGCCGCTTCGGAGGCGATCATCTTCCCTTCCAACATCTGGACGGCCGAGGTGCGCACTTTTAATTCATGGTTCAGCGTGTCCAATTCATGTTCGCGGCCGCGGAGCCTGGTGGCAATTTCGGACAACTGCTGACGTTTCTCCGACGTGGCGAAACTGCGCAGCAGCCACCCCATCATGAGACCGATGGTCGTTGCCACCAGTAAGCAGCCGATCATTTGCAGAATTAAGGCTCCCATACGATCACCGTTCCTCTTTCACGCGAAATTCAATCCGCCGGTTCTTTTTCGACGCGGCGCGCGTCCGGTCCTGGCTCAACGGGCGGGATGCTCCATATCCCACGGCGGTCAATCGATTGGTGACCCCATGATCAATCAGGTATTGCCGAACCGACTCCGCTCGTGTTCGGCTGAGTTGGAGGTTATACTCCGGGTCGCCATACGAATCGGTATGACCGCCGATTTCGATGACCGCTTCGGGCGAGCGCTTGAGGGATGGAATGACTTTATCGATAACGGCTCGTCCCTTGGAGGTGAGCCCGGCGCTGTTGCTTTCAAAGGCGATATGTTCTCCGCGCAGGATGTCATCCAACCCTGCCTGGATCTTGGCACGGGAGGCGTGCGCAGGCGGAGGGGCCGGCGCGGATGACGGGGAGACGGGGCCTGACGAGGCGACAGTGACGTGATCCTGGACGTGCATCGAGGCGCCGAGCAGCGAGGTCATCTCCTGCACGAGTTTGGTTTTGGTGTCGCCGTTGGCGGCCGCGCCCGTGACCGTCGCCGTCTGGCCGGAAACGGAGAGGGTGGCCTGGTGTTGATGGAGCGCCGCGACCTGTGTCAGCAGCGCCGGGACGGCGCTTTCCCACGCAGAGGCTCCGCCGTCTTCAAGGATGTCGAGATTGTCCGTGACGCGCAACTTGAGGTGTTTGGCGAGCTCCTGCGCGCGGGCGACGGCCGCGAGTTTTGCCTCTTCGCTTCCCATGGCGCCCGAGAGCGTGAGGTGCCCGTTTTCAATATGAGCGCTGAACGATGAGTGGCCGGTCGCCGACGACGTGACCGGCAGGTGTCGAGGGATACAGATGAACGCCAACAAGGTGAGTGCAAATAGCCCTACGCCAAAAATAATTCCGCGCGACATGCGCCAGCCCTTATCGCCCCGGGGACGGGGCTTCGCTGCGGCGTCCTACGCCACAGGAATGGTGTTGGTTACAGACTTCGAGTGATACTTGATTTCCTTGATTGCGCAACGCCAGGGTGCCCAATCGCCAATCTTCGAAGGGTATCACATCGCCAGGGCGCATGCTAGCCCGGATTCTCCAGGACGAGCCGCGTGTGAATCACTGACCGGAGCGCGAGGAGGCTGCGATGAATCGGGTGTGGATCTCGATCAACTTGCAGTGGCGTCGAGGCATCTGCTATTGTCACGGCGTTTTTTCGTCCAATGTGATCCCACCCACACGATATCCATAGTTGAAGGAGTTCATCATGGCCAGCATTGCGCGGGCACTGATCAGTGTTTCTGACAAGACCGGAGTGGTCGAGATGGCCAAAGGGCTAGCAGCCCTCGGCGCGGAAATTCTATCCACGGGCGGAACAGCCAAAGCCTTGCGTGACGCGGGCGTGGCCGTGACGGATGTCGCCGCATACACGGGGTCTCCGGAGATTCTCGATGGCCGCGTGAAAACCTTGCATCCGAAAATTCACGGCGGCTTATTGGGGAGACGGGGCGTTCCCGGCCACGTCAAGCAGATGCAGCAACACGGCATCGGCAACATCGATGTGGTTGTGGTGAATCTCTATCCGTTCGAAGCAACGATCGCCAAACCCGATTGTCCGTTCGAAGAGGCCATCGAAAATATCGATATCGGCGGCCCGTCGATGCTGCGCTCAGCCGCGAAGAACCATGAAGACGTGCTCGTCGTCGTCGATCCGACCGATTATGCCCGCGTGTTGGAGGCCGTCAAGGCCGGTTCTGTCACGCCCGCCTTGCGCCGTGAACTGGCCATGAAAGTGTTTCAGCACACCGCGCGCTATGACAGCCTGATCGCCGGCTATCTCGAAAAGCAGGTGCAGGGGAGCGAGGTGAAGTTTCCCGCCGTGCTCTCGCTGCAGTTCGAGCGGGTGGAGACGCTTCGCTATGGGGAGAATCCGCACCAACAGGGCGCGTTCTATCGGGAAATGCACGCGAAGGAGCCGGCGGTGTCGCGCGGAAAAATTCTGCACGGCAAGGCCATGTCCTATAACAATTTCCTCGATTCGAAC
The window above is part of the Nitrospira sp. CR1.1 genome. Proteins encoded here:
- a CDS encoding NnrS family protein; this translates as MVKSDVVEGRGTSPGAAVFSYGFRPFFLGAAVFAGLAVPVWVVMLAVGGGSTNLAAPREWHVHEMLFGFLPAVITGFVLTALPNWTDRPAIKGRLLMGLFAVWFAGRIVLARPWFPPGLAAVIDSAYLLMLAGLLWREIAGGKSWNHAPIGVLLSLYAVANMLFHLFALNGMATDLPERLALGLDLTLLAFIGGRVTPNFTREFLVQARRPEQPAPFSPLDMAAIGLVALASTIWVMLPEGAIAGSVLILAGVVNLVRLSRWYGWLAWREPLVFVLHWGYGWLALALFLLGCAALGVGLPKEDAVHALTTGAVGVMTLGIMTRASLGHTGRSRHADTPTVAMYVLVTCGAILRVFGPATGLPTTLVLGIAASCWSGAYLLFALIYGPYLLRPSVDE
- a CDS encoding S8 family serine peptidase; translation: MAKKKSSASRAGQKKTRRPPERMASDTVSEAAPHPAPVPDRSSESAAPTGPIVPPNPPGDALGTEHEERLAKNLIKTVIALPLLDKLYYETKARVADTSRRPGIYEVIIDLNLEYPKGREAARDWVFKTIEELIAQAGRKEAGQRLDRKKSEFNEQYVFAALEARVIRELVELDAKAKPDVPGKDGKPRTTRAIYQIWEDFKLKAFITSSVTTVKADAAKVAFSALGDKIVWAVVDSGIKGDHPHFGAHQNLAGQVEEWHYDFTDGVDPTKTALVDGMGHGTHVAGIIAGEIPADTKLRPGESHPDILAYSRSLKPDGDQAEREVVYEQIKAPSIAGMASRCKLVSLKVLNEAGEGSVSNIIAAIGHIQRINSFGRHIRIHGVNLSVGYPFEPEWFACGQSQLCVEVNRLVRSGVIVVVAAGNSGYGVLSTDFTGLRSAGIGLTINDPGNADLAITVGSTHRNMPHIYGVSYFSSKGPTGDGRLKPDLVAPGEKILSCAAGRMEQDIQEKIEKDVTYLEHSGTSMAAPHVSGVIAAFLSVRREFIGQPERIKEVFVSTATDLRRERYFQGAGLVDLMRAIQSI
- a CDS encoding OmpA family protein, which codes for MSRGIIFGVGLFALTLLAFICIPRHLPVTSSATGHSSFSAHIENGHLTLSGAMGSEEAKLAAVARAQELAKHLKLRVTDNLDILEDGGASAWESAVPALLTQVAALHQHQATLSVSGQTATVTGAAANGDTKTKLVQEMTSLLGASMHVQDHVTVASSGPVSPSSAPAPPPAHASRAKIQAGLDDILRGEHIAFESNSAGLTSKGRAVIDKVIPSLKRSPEAVIEIGGHTDSYGDPEYNLQLSRTRAESVRQYLIDHGVTNRLTAVGYGASRPLSQDRTRAASKKNRRIEFRVKEER
- the purH gene encoding bifunctional phosphoribosylaminoimidazolecarboxamide formyltransferase/IMP cyclohydrolase, with the protein product MASIARALISVSDKTGVVEMAKGLAALGAEILSTGGTAKALRDAGVAVTDVAAYTGSPEILDGRVKTLHPKIHGGLLGRRGVPGHVKQMQQHGIGNIDVVVVNLYPFEATIAKPDCPFEEAIENIDIGGPSMLRSAAKNHEDVLVVVDPTDYARVLEAVKAGSVTPALRRELAMKVFQHTARYDSLIAGYLEKQVQGSEVKFPAVLSLQFERVETLRYGENPHQQGAFYREMHAKEPAVSRGKILHGKAMSYNNFLDSNSALELVKEFDQTAVAIIKHNNPCGCALGATPVEAYVKARATDPVSAFGGVIAFNRPVDLAAAKEITSTFVEVVIAPGFADDALAELKRKKDIRLLDVGPLSKATAEGYDLKKLVGGLIVQDRDLGVIKDIKALAVPTSRKPTEQEYAACAFAWVVCKHVKSNAIIYGRPGEIVGIGAGQMSRVDSVKLAAMKAQSSMKGCIMASDAFFPFRDGIDAAAEAGITCVIQPGGSIRDAEVTKAVDEHGMAMILTGMRHFRH